Proteins encoded by one window of Gordonia jinghuaiqii:
- a CDS encoding YihY/virulence factor BrkB family protein, which produces MSLSERVDNFQRRHPATGFPLAVIYKFVDDQGAYLAALCAYYAFISLFPLLLLFATILGIVLADNPDLQQRILDSAMSQIPVIGGQLEEPEKLSGGVPAIVIGVVVSLYGGLGVAVAAQNAMNTIWAVPRNERPDPIFARLRGLLLLSTIGFAIIGLTVVNGVSAAFELGLLGRWVTVIGSVILSTGVFTIAFRIGTARDVSVRDVLPGAAAAAVCWQVIQTFGAVYVQHIIGNTDATNGVFAIVLGLLAFLYVSAIVIVVCLEANAVRVDHLYPRSLLTPFTDNVSLTRGDEAAYSAQVRAQRNKGFQEIDVFFDNPRDNGHAEPTDSDRADTDPR; this is translated from the coding sequence GTGTCGCTGTCCGAACGCGTCGACAACTTCCAACGACGCCATCCGGCGACCGGCTTTCCCCTGGCCGTCATCTACAAGTTCGTCGACGATCAGGGCGCCTACCTGGCCGCTCTGTGCGCCTACTACGCGTTCATCTCGCTGTTCCCGCTGCTCCTGCTGTTCGCCACGATCCTCGGCATCGTGCTGGCCGACAATCCCGATCTGCAACAGCGCATCCTGGACTCGGCGATGAGTCAGATCCCGGTCATCGGCGGTCAGCTCGAGGAGCCGGAAAAACTCAGCGGCGGTGTTCCGGCGATCGTCATCGGCGTCGTGGTCTCGCTCTACGGCGGGCTGGGAGTCGCCGTGGCCGCCCAGAACGCGATGAACACGATCTGGGCGGTGCCCCGCAACGAACGTCCGGATCCGATCTTCGCGCGACTGCGAGGCCTGCTGCTGTTGTCGACGATCGGGTTCGCGATCATCGGACTGACCGTGGTCAACGGCGTCTCGGCGGCCTTCGAACTGGGTCTCCTCGGCCGCTGGGTCACCGTCATCGGATCGGTGATCCTGAGCACCGGGGTGTTCACGATCGCGTTCCGCATCGGCACCGCCCGTGACGTCTCGGTCCGTGATGTGTTGCCCGGCGCCGCGGCGGCGGCGGTGTGCTGGCAGGTGATCCAGACCTTCGGGGCGGTGTACGTCCAGCACATCATCGGCAACACCGACGCGACCAACGGAGTCTTCGCGATCGTGCTGGGTCTGCTGGCGTTCCTCTATGTGTCGGCCATCGTGATCGTGGTGTGTCTGGAGGCCAACGCCGTTCGCGTCGACCACCTCTACCCGCGGTCGCTGCTCACCCCGTTCACCGACAACGTCAGCCTCACGAGGGGCGACGAGGCGGCGTATTCGGCTCAGGTTCGCGCGCAGCGCAACAAGGGTTTTCAGGAAATCGACGTGTTCTTCGACAATCCGCGCGACAACGGTCACGCCGAGCCGACGGACAGCGATCGCGCGGACACCGACCCCCGGTGA